A single window of bacterium DNA harbors:
- a CDS encoding NAD(P)H-dependent glycerol-3-phosphate dehydrogenase: MRLRVALLGAGSFGTTIGHLAAGNTPTTLWCRRAETADEVNREHCNSRYLPDFKLNPELRATSSLEEAVSEADVVVMGVPSKGFRDVLKEVSHHIRPWVPVVSLAKGLEQETHLRMTEVIREILPEHRAGVLTGPNLAKEIMAGFAAATVVAFEDADLCRQLQSIFHSGGFRVYKNHDVVGCELGGALKNVIAIATGMGDGLGVGDNTRAAVITRGLAELTRLGVAMGGEPATFAGLAGMGDLIATCASRQSRNRFVGEELGKGKTIDEISAEMNQVAEGVKTSRVVMELGEKHGVLLPISREVYGVVHQGRTAEDAYRGLMRSRLPGSEAEAG; encoded by the coding sequence ATGCGGTTGCGCGTGGCGCTTCTGGGAGCGGGTTCGTTCGGAACGACGATTGGCCACCTGGCGGCGGGAAACACGCCGACGACGCTTTGGTGCAGGCGAGCCGAGACCGCCGACGAAGTGAACCGGGAACACTGCAACTCCCGCTACCTCCCGGATTTCAAATTGAATCCGGAGCTTCGCGCAACATCCTCGCTCGAAGAGGCCGTCAGTGAAGCGGACGTGGTCGTGATGGGCGTTCCGTCGAAGGGGTTCCGTGATGTGCTGAAGGAAGTCAGCCATCACATTCGACCCTGGGTGCCGGTGGTGAGCCTGGCGAAGGGCCTCGAGCAAGAGACACATCTTCGCATGACCGAAGTGATCCGGGAGATCTTGCCAGAACATCGAGCCGGGGTTCTGACCGGGCCCAACCTCGCCAAGGAGATCATGGCCGGGTTCGCAGCGGCCACCGTCGTTGCTTTCGAGGACGCCGACCTGTGTCGCCAGCTGCAGTCCATCTTTCATTCCGGCGGCTTCCGCGTCTACAAGAACCATGACGTCGTCGGCTGCGAGTTGGGCGGCGCGCTCAAGAACGTCATCGCCATTGCGACGGGTATGGGTGATGGCCTCGGCGTCGGCGACAACACGCGTGCAGCTGTCATTACACGCGGCCTCGCGGAACTGACCCGCCTTGGCGTTGCCATGGGAGGCGAGCCGGCCACCTTCGCAGGCCTGGCGGGGATGGGTGATCTGATCGCCACATGCGCCAGTCGTCAGAGCCGCAACCGCTTCGTGGGCGAAGAACTCGGCAAGGGAAAGACGATCGATGAGATCAGTGCCGAGATGAACCAGGTAGCCGAAGGCGTGAAGACAAGCCGGGTGGTGATGGAACTCGGAGAGAAGCACGGCGTGCTGCTACCGATCTCGCGCGAGGTCTACGGCGTCGTCCACCAAGGGCGCACCGCCGAGGACGCCTATCGTGGCCTGATGCGTTCACGTCTGCCGGGCTCGGAAGCCGAGGCTGGCTGA